A single genomic interval of Aegicerativicinus sediminis harbors:
- a CDS encoding LytR/AlgR family response regulator transcription factor yields the protein MNNSNQNLKSYGCLVIDDDPFIVDLLSDKLKQYFPELHLLGVGNNGEEGLQKIAKLKPDLVFLDVEMSDMTGFEMLSKLSDISFNTIFITSYRHYAIKAIRFNALDYLLKPFDIDELKNAIKRFKANIRSSNSIQNIRLAIKNSDLKESADKILSLRTQSGELHLPLKEIIYIEGDRNYSKIHLSTGAKKLVSKTLADLEDLLVDKAFFRNHKSFLVNRTHIAETSQNLGYIILMTGQKLPVSRRRRQSLKTWLDYHLL from the coding sequence TTGAATAACTCCAACCAAAATTTAAAATCTTACGGATGTCTGGTTATAGACGACGACCCTTTTATCGTTGATCTTTTATCAGATAAACTAAAACAATATTTTCCTGAACTTCACTTGTTAGGAGTTGGCAATAATGGTGAAGAAGGTTTGCAAAAAATAGCCAAGTTAAAACCGGATTTAGTGTTCTTAGATGTTGAGATGTCTGATATGACTGGGTTCGAAATGTTATCTAAACTAAGTGATATTTCCTTCAATACCATTTTTATAACATCTTATCGTCATTATGCTATAAAAGCTATTCGCTTTAATGCTCTGGACTATCTTTTAAAACCATTCGATATAGATGAATTAAAGAATGCAATAAAACGGTTTAAGGCTAACATTAGGAGTTCTAATTCTATCCAGAATATTAGATTAGCCATTAAAAATTCTGACCTAAAGGAATCTGCCGATAAGATTTTGAGTTTGCGTACTCAGAGTGGTGAACTTCATCTGCCCTTGAAAGAAATAATTTATATAGAAGGGGATAGAAATTACAGTAAAATCCACCTTTCCACAGGTGCCAAAAAATTAGTTTCTAAAACTTTGGCAGACTTGGAGGATTTGTTGGTTGACAAAGCTTTTTTTAGAAATCATAAATCTTTTTTAGTCAACCGTACACATATTGCCGAAACTTCACAAAATCTTGGATATATAATTTTAATGACAGGACAAAAATTACCAGTTTCACGAAGGCGACGGCAATCCCTTAAAACTTGGTTAGATTATCATTTGTTATGA
- the ppgK gene encoding polyphosphate--glucose phosphotransferase, protein MVVLGIDVGGSGMKGGLVDTITGEMITERFRIPTPPTRHPEEMAEVFKQIVDHFDYNGPVGCGFPTIIKHGVCLSPGNLNEEWEHLNVKELFSNACGLPVTVINDADAAGYAVMNFGIGKGKMGMVLMITIGTGLGSGAFWDGELIPNFEMGQIPYKKYKKIETWAAASAKERENLSFKKWGKRFNKFLEIVELLVCPDLIILGGGTSDDFDAYKKYITIETPVIPAKLGNHAGIVGAAVAALHEAPKN, encoded by the coding sequence ATGGTTGTATTAGGGATAGATGTAGGTGGTTCTGGAATGAAAGGCGGTTTGGTAGACACTATTACAGGTGAGATGATAACTGAACGTTTTCGTATTCCTACCCCTCCTACGCGACATCCCGAAGAAATGGCCGAAGTTTTCAAGCAAATTGTAGATCACTTCGACTACAACGGACCTGTTGGTTGTGGGTTTCCAACGATAATAAAACATGGCGTCTGTCTATCCCCTGGAAATTTAAATGAGGAGTGGGAACACCTTAATGTAAAGGAATTATTTTCAAATGCGTGCGGGCTACCGGTAACAGTGATTAACGATGCTGATGCTGCCGGATATGCAGTAATGAATTTCGGAATTGGAAAAGGAAAAATGGGCATGGTATTAATGATTACAATCGGCACAGGTTTAGGAAGTGGTGCTTTTTGGGATGGCGAATTAATTCCTAATTTTGAAATGGGCCAAATACCCTACAAAAAGTATAAGAAAATTGAAACTTGGGCAGCTGCTTCTGCAAAAGAACGTGAAAACCTTAGTTTTAAGAAATGGGGCAAACGCTTTAATAAATTTCTTGAAATCGTAGAATTATTAGTCTGTCCAGATCTCATTATTCTGGGTGGCGGTACTTCAGATGATTTTGATGCTTATAAAAAATACATTACAATCGAAACCCCAGTAATACCTGCTAAATTAGGAAATCATGCTGGAATCGTAGGTGCAGCAGTTGCGGCACTTCACGAGGCACCAAAAAATTGA
- the argH gene encoding argininosuccinate lyase: MKLWDKGISIDKKIESFTVGNDREVDIHIAKYDVIASKAHAKMLEKIGILTKDELVKLLEGLDKLMKQIEIGEFKIESWFEDVHSKIEFELTKEYDEIGKKIHTSRSRNDQVLVALHLYYKAELLQIKEKTKTFFNTLLELAESYKDKLLPGYTHLQVAMPSSFGLWFSAYAEMLIDDVNLLDAAFKNVDQNPLGSAAGYGSSFGIDREMTTREMGFSTLKYNVVAAQMSRGKSERTISMVLGSLANTLGRFAMDICLYMSQNFSFVSFPDELTTGSSIMPHKKNPDVFELIRGKSNKIQALYSEMLLITNNLPSGYHRDYQLLKENMIVSIEDMKDILDIFNFSIQQIIVKDVDLHDEKYKYLFTVDNINTLVENGMSFREAYQKIGGEVEIGTYTPDTSKKHTHVGSMGNLALDAIRNKFPE, translated from the coding sequence ATGAAACTTTGGGACAAGGGTATTTCAATAGATAAGAAAATAGAATCGTTTACCGTTGGCAATGATAGGGAAGTAGATATTCATATCGCCAAGTATGATGTAATTGCTTCAAAAGCACACGCCAAAATGCTTGAGAAGATTGGAATTCTTACTAAAGATGAGTTAGTCAAGCTATTGGAAGGTTTAGACAAATTGATGAAGCAGATTGAAATCGGTGAATTTAAAATTGAATCCTGGTTTGAAGATGTGCATTCTAAAATAGAATTTGAACTTACTAAGGAATACGACGAAATAGGCAAAAAAATTCATACCTCCCGTAGTAGAAATGATCAAGTTTTGGTTGCTCTTCATCTGTATTACAAGGCGGAATTACTTCAAATAAAAGAAAAAACTAAGACCTTTTTTAATACTCTACTTGAATTGGCTGAGAGCTATAAAGACAAGCTTTTGCCGGGTTATACACATTTACAGGTGGCTATGCCATCTTCTTTTGGGCTTTGGTTTTCCGCATATGCTGAAATGTTGATTGATGACGTTAATTTGCTTGATGCTGCTTTTAAAAATGTCGACCAAAATCCTTTAGGTTCAGCTGCCGGGTATGGAAGTTCCTTTGGTATAGATAGGGAAATGACAACTCGAGAAATGGGGTTTTCTACTTTGAAATATAATGTAGTTGCCGCACAAATGTCACGTGGAAAAAGTGAACGAACAATAAGTATGGTGCTTGGCAGCCTGGCAAATACCCTAGGACGTTTTGCCATGGATATTTGTTTGTACATGAGCCAGAATTTCAGTTTTGTTTCTTTCCCAGATGAACTTACAACGGGAAGTAGCATAATGCCACACAAAAAGAACCCTGATGTATTTGAGTTGATTCGTGGAAAGTCTAACAAAATTCAAGCTTTATATTCTGAAATGTTACTGATAACAAATAATTTACCTAGCGGATATCATAGAGACTATCAATTACTTAAAGAAAACATGATAGTGTCTATAGAAGATATGAAGGATATCCTAGACATATTTAATTTTTCTATTCAACAAATCATTGTTAAGGATGTAGATCTACATGACGAGAAGTATAAATATCTTTTCACGGTCGATAATATCAATACACTGGTTGAAAACGGTATGAGTTTTAGGGAAGCTTATCAGAAAATAGGAGGAGAGGTCGAAATAGGCACTTATACACCAGATACCTCAAAAAAACATACACATGTTGGGAGTATGGGTAATTTGGCACTAGATGCAATTAGAAATAAATTTCCGGAATAA
- a CDS encoding M20 family metallo-hydrolase, with protein MKETLKIQAVELLKNLIETQSFSSEEEGTAVHIESWFQIQDIPFKRTKNNIWAVNKYFDASKPTLLLNSHHDTVKPNKAYTKDPFKAEVEDGKLYGLGSNDAGGCLVSLLSVFAYFFSRKDLQYNLVMVASAEEESSGPNGLNSMLKIIPNIDVAIVGEPTQMHLAVAEKGLVVFDVIVKGTPSHAAHPNDDNAIYNCIPVLEWFKNYKFEKGSETLGDVKLTVSQISGGLQHNAVPSDVNIVVDVRVNDSYTNKEIVEILKSEAPVHSIEARSLRLNSSSIPMDHALVKAGISIGRNTYGSPTLSDQAVLSCPSLKMGPGDSIRSHSADEFIHLYEIEEGIDIYIELLEKVL; from the coding sequence ATGAAGGAAACCTTAAAAATACAAGCGGTTGAATTACTGAAGAATTTAATTGAAACGCAATCGTTCTCTTCGGAGGAGGAAGGAACTGCGGTACATATAGAATCTTGGTTTCAAATTCAAGATATTCCCTTTAAAAGAACGAAAAACAATATTTGGGCCGTCAATAAATATTTTGATGCTTCGAAACCTACGTTGTTGCTTAACTCACACCATGATACAGTAAAGCCTAACAAAGCATATACAAAAGACCCATTTAAGGCAGAAGTGGAAGATGGCAAGTTGTACGGGTTGGGGAGTAATGATGCAGGTGGATGTTTAGTATCGTTGTTGTCTGTATTCGCTTATTTCTTTAGTCGAAAAGACCTGCAATATAACTTGGTTATGGTTGCATCCGCTGAGGAAGAAAGCAGCGGGCCAAATGGACTCAACTCCATGTTAAAAATTATTCCAAATATCGATGTGGCTATTGTAGGAGAACCAACTCAAATGCATTTGGCCGTAGCAGAAAAGGGTCTAGTAGTTTTTGATGTTATCGTTAAAGGAACTCCTAGTCATGCTGCACATCCGAATGATGATAATGCCATTTATAATTGTATACCAGTTTTAGAATGGTTTAAAAATTATAAGTTCGAAAAAGGTTCAGAAACACTTGGTGATGTAAAATTGACCGTTTCACAAATAAGCGGAGGTCTGCAACATAATGCAGTTCCTTCGGATGTGAATATTGTGGTGGATGTGAGGGTAAACGATTCATACACAAACAAGGAAATTGTTGAGATACTAAAGTCTGAAGCACCTGTTCACTCTATAGAAGCACGTAGTTTAAGACTTAATTCATCTTCGATTCCAATGGATCATGCTCTTGTAAAGGCTGGTATTTCGATTGGTAGAAATACCTATGGTTCACCAACGTTATCAGACCAGGCCGTCCTATCTTGTCCATCCTTAAAAATGGGGCCGGGAGATAGTATTCGGTCGCATTCAGCAGATGAGTTTATTCATCTTTATGAAATTGAAGAAGGTATTGATATATATATAGAATTATTAGAAAAAGTATTGTAG
- the argB gene encoding acetylglutamate kinase, producing MKSRLKVVKIGGNIIDNAEVLDSFLSDFSEIEGPKVLVHGGGKLASRLSSVMGVEVKMIDGRRITDDQTLDIITMVYAGKINKDIVAKLQKFNCNALGLTGADANIIRSEKRPVKEIDYGWVGDVKGVDHHILKTFIEANITPVFCAITHDGKGQLLNTNADTIASELSIGLSNVYEVDLYYCFEKAGVLRDVADDQSVMEDINSKNYPTLVENGTIADGMLPKMKNCFHALENGVTEVHIGLPNMIFGKDTVHTTLTL from the coding sequence ATGAAATCGAGATTAAAAGTGGTTAAAATAGGCGGCAATATTATTGATAATGCTGAGGTGTTGGATTCATTTTTAAGTGATTTTTCAGAAATTGAAGGGCCAAAAGTTTTGGTGCATGGCGGTGGAAAATTAGCTAGCCGATTATCATCCGTGATGGGTGTTGAAGTTAAAATGATTGATGGCCGTAGGATTACAGATGATCAAACCTTAGATATAATAACAATGGTTTATGCTGGGAAAATCAATAAGGACATTGTAGCAAAACTGCAAAAATTCAATTGTAATGCATTAGGCTTAACGGGTGCGGATGCTAATATTATAAGGTCTGAAAAAAGACCCGTTAAGGAAATTGATTATGGTTGGGTTGGGGATGTTAAAGGAGTGGACCATCATATTTTGAAAACTTTTATTGAAGCCAATATAACTCCTGTATTTTGTGCCATAACGCATGATGGTAAAGGTCAATTGCTAAATACCAATGCAGATACTATCGCCTCTGAATTGTCTATAGGTCTTTCTAATGTTTATGAAGTGGATTTATATTATTGCTTTGAAAAGGCTGGGGTTCTTAGGGATGTTGCAGATGATCAATCTGTTATGGAGGATATTAATTCTAAAAATTACCCCACCTTAGTTGAGAATGGAACCATAGCTGATGGTATGTTGCCAAAAATGAAGAATTGTTTTCATGCCTTGGAAAATGGAGTAACTGAAGTGCATATCGGATTGCCTAATATGATTTTTGGTAAGGACACGGTTCATACAACACTAACGTTATGA
- a CDS encoding Rossmann-fold NAD(P)-binding domain-containing protein, which produces MKKYTDINDIPDLSEIIKEAILLKMDPFKFQSLGKNKTLAMLFFNASLRTRLSTEKAARNLGMEVMVLNVNDAWNLEFSDGTVMNGSTSEHVKEAAAVISQYADIIAVRAFPGLKDKAKDESEYVLSNFLKYATVPIISMESATAHPLQGLADAITITELASKPRPKVVLSWAPHPKALPQAVPNSFVSTMHRMDVDFVITHPEGYELNPLVTKDSKIVYNQDEAIKDADFVYVKNWSNYNDYGQILNEDPNWMMTSEKLGNAKFMHCLPVRRNVVVEDSVLDSDNSVVLQQANNRTFAAQVVLKSILDSML; this is translated from the coding sequence ATGAAGAAGTATACTGATATTAACGACATTCCAGATCTATCAGAAATAATAAAAGAGGCTATTTTGTTAAAAATGGATCCTTTTAAATTTCAAAGTTTAGGTAAGAACAAAACCCTTGCGATGTTATTTTTCAATGCCAGTCTTCGTACTCGGTTAAGTACTGAAAAAGCTGCGCGTAATTTGGGAATGGAGGTAATGGTTTTAAATGTAAATGATGCCTGGAACCTAGAATTTTCTGACGGTACTGTTATGAATGGTTCAACCTCCGAACATGTGAAAGAGGCTGCTGCAGTCATTTCCCAGTATGCCGATATAATTGCTGTTCGTGCGTTTCCTGGTTTAAAGGATAAGGCGAAGGATGAGTCTGAATATGTTTTAAGCAATTTTTTGAAATATGCTACAGTTCCTATTATAAGTATGGAAAGTGCTACGGCTCATCCGTTGCAAGGTTTGGCAGATGCCATTACCATAACGGAATTGGCTTCAAAACCAAGACCTAAGGTAGTTTTATCATGGGCACCACATCCTAAAGCATTACCTCAAGCTGTCCCAAATTCCTTTGTTTCAACTATGCACCGAATGGATGTTGATTTTGTAATTACCCATCCAGAAGGTTATGAATTAAATCCGCTGGTTACAAAAGATTCAAAAATAGTTTATAATCAGGATGAGGCTATTAAAGACGCGGATTTTGTATACGTTAAAAATTGGAGTAACTATAATGATTATGGGCAGATTTTAAATGAAGATCCGAATTGGATGATGACTTCAGAGAAGTTAGGTAATGCAAAATTTATGCACTGTCTTCCCGTCAGAAGAAATGTCGTAGTTGAGGATTCCGTTTTAGACAGCGATAATTCCGTTGTGCTTCAACAAGCGAATAACCGAACCTTTGCTGCTCAAGTTGTACTAAAATCAATTTTAGATTCCATGTTATGA